The sequence below is a genomic window from Candidatus Bathyarchaeota archaeon.
ATCGCATGAATCATCTTTAAGCATAATTATGGATGGACAAAAAAATCTTGAAGCTGTTTGGGAGAAAGTGCCTGAGGGGCATTCCTTTACAATCTTTTTACAACAGTTAACGACTCAGATTAAGAGCGAATATCTGTTCCTTGGAATTATTATTATAGTTTCTATGATTTTGATAATATTTTTACAAAAAAATAAATTGCGATAGCGTGTGCTAATCTAACTTTTTACAAAAAAATATACTTGAAAATTCACTCAAGTATTTGACGATTTTTTAGGGATATAAGCCACGGCCTCTATTTCCGCCTTGAAATCCGGATGCATTAATTTTGTTTGAACCGTAGATCTAGCAGGATATCCATTCTTAAAATATGAGCGATATATTCTATCATAGGTTTCGTGGTAAGATGCATCTGTAAGGAATGTTGTCGTTTTAATAATATGATCTAGTGATCCCCCTTCACTTTCCAATAGCTTCTTAATGGTTTCAAAGATGATATGCAATTGAGTTTCTAGTTGCTTCGCTATTTTTCCAGTTTCTGGGTCCATGCCCACATGTCCTGCAGTGAATACAAAGTCGCCTGCTCTAACAAGACTGGAATAGGAGGCCCTAGGCTTTGGAACGCCTTCAATCCAACTGACTCTTTTAATAGATTTCAATTTGATTTCCTAATTATAAAAATTTTATATAAAATTTATATTTCCTCTTCCTAACGAGAGATAGCATGTGCTACTTCTGAGCTTTTTTACAATTTGGACAAAAGATATTTTCTTGTTGAATTATTTTTCTACAGAATTTACACTTAGAATAGGCTTTTTCAATAATCATGGTATATGTATGATTAATCAAATTTGACTTTCTTATTCTTTTTATAATTATATCATCAAGTTCTTTTGGACTAGATATTTCTATTTTCGCAATAATTTCATTACCAATGCTATTTTTTTCAACGTCAATGTCAAACACTAATGGAGACGTTGTGAGTGGTATGTAGATTTCCTTAACTCCTTCTATCTTCTCTAGTAATCTAATAATCTCTTTATCTTTTCCAACTTTTGAGGCAATAATAAGAAATGCGAAGGCCATGATTGACAACTCTTGTTTTATGGAATACCTATGAGGTTATATAATTTCTATTAAAGTGTGTCCTTAGTTAATTTTATTTTCTCATATTTACAATAATATTCTATTGCAATGAACAACAGTCTAAAAGCAGGAATTATCTCAGGACTAATTGCTGGAATCGTTCTAGGCATTTTTATGGAAGTCTTTAGTCAAATAGCTATTTCAATTGGTTTCTATGAGGAATGGTTGAGACCTCTCATCATAAATAATTTCTTGGTTAACATTCCATTATTTGTTTTTTGGGGCATAGTGTTAGGTGTAATTTACTCAAAGGTTCATAGTCTAATTCCTGGAAAAGGCGTCTTGAAAGGTCTTGTTTATGGGCTATTTCTCTATGTTATTCTAGTAATTCGTGGCGACACTTTTATGATTCCTTATGGATTATTTTTGATGGTGGCAGGGGATCTTTTTTCCGGAATTTTTATTTG
It includes:
- a CDS encoding RidA family protein, translated to MKSIKRVSWIEGVPKPRASYSSLVRAGDFVFTAGHVGMDPETGKIAKQLETQLHIIFETIKKLLESEGGSLDHIIKTTTFLTDASYHETYDRIYRSYFKNGYPARSTVQTKLMHPDFKAEIEAVAYIPKKSSNT